One segment of Apus apus isolate bApuApu2 chromosome 1, bApuApu2.pri.cur, whole genome shotgun sequence DNA contains the following:
- the TMTC4 gene encoding protein O-mannosyl-transferase TMTC4 isoform X8, whose protein sequence is MARVFVYGTLKKGQPNYKHMINTAKGLAKFQGRGRTVEKYPLVIAGKYNIPYMLNIPGTGHHIAGEIYSVDDQMLQFLDEFEGCPDMYQRTLMRIEVVEWEGKGGADEGVLECFVYSTTTYPPEWVGLPYYDSYDSSGKHGLSYVLRESRD, encoded by the coding sequence ATGGCCCGTGTCTTCGTCTACGGGACACTGAAGAAGGGCCAGCCCAACTACAAGCACATGATCAACACAGCCAAGGGGCTAGCAAAATTCCAAGGAAGGGGCCGCACTGTGGAGAAGTACCCGCTGGTGATTGCAGGAAAATACAACATTCCTTACATGCTGAACATCCCGGGGACAGGACACCACATTGCTGGGGAGATTTACTCAGTCGATGACCAGATGCTGCAATTCCTGGATGAGTTTGAAGGTTGCCCAGACATGTACCAGCGTACCCTGATGAGAATTGAGGTGGtggagtgggaagggaagggcGGCGCGGATGAGGGTGTCCTGGAGTGCTTCGTGTACAGCACGACAACATACCCACCCGAGTGGGTGGGCCTCCCCTACTATGACAGTTACGACTCCTCGGGGAAACACGGCCTCTCCTACGTCCTACGGGAAAGCCGGGATTAG